From a region of the Acidimicrobiia bacterium genome:
- a CDS encoding enoyl-CoA hydratase-related protein, producing MLDGRPITGAEAHRLGLVHRLVPPGTAVAEAIEWASWLVAHPPSALASTKDVITGGRDLPLRDALRRETALFVEAFTKPEVIQQVSRIQARYDNGADSYDAFAIDRDA from the coding sequence GTGCTCGACGGGCGGCCAATCACCGGCGCTGAGGCCCACCGCCTCGGTCTGGTCCATCGCCTGGTACCGCCGGGGACAGCCGTGGCCGAGGCCATCGAGTGGGCCTCGTGGTTGGTTGCGCATCCCCCGTCGGCTCTGGCGTCGACGAAAGACGTCATCACGGGCGGACGGGACCTTCCGCTGCGCGATGCGCTCCGCCGCGAGACCGCGCTATTCGTCGAGGCGTTCACCAAGCCTGAGGTGATCCAGCAGGTGTCTCGGATCCAGGCCCGGTACGACAACGGCGCCGACTCGTACGACGCCTTCGCGATCGATCGGGACGCGTGA